One Candidatus Krumholzibacteriia bacterium genomic window carries:
- a CDS encoding glycosyltransferase, whose translation MNVLLLTYGTRGDVQPFVALGVELKERGHDVTLATSTRFEDFVRDHGLGFSALSDEMLAVLDTPEGKVIVESTRTILDSLRLNLRFARRIGPMLRRQAEDSWVAAQACAPDIVIFHPKGFAGPMLAEAFGCPAVLALTFPMMVPTGERPHLGFPSLPLGSAYNCMTHRLVNALATRAMKGPLKDSRRRHGLPPAKRHDVLHAADGRRLPSLTTISPSVVPEPGDWTSNDRMIGYWFLNDGNAVRLPDEVEAFLNGGPPPVYVGFGSMAGKAPERLGRLVVEALRRAGKRGILATGWGGLAGHETSDSILTVESVPHGALFPRVTAVVHHGGAGTTASGLRAGVPTVVVPFMGDQPFWGARVEALGVGPKAIPQKKLTVESLARAIGRATEDAGIRERSAALGERIRREDGVGETCRFVEGLGA comes from the coding sequence GTGAACGTCCTGTTGCTCACCTACGGAACGCGCGGCGACGTCCAGCCTTTCGTCGCTCTCGGCGTGGAACTGAAGGAACGCGGGCACGATGTGACCCTCGCGACGTCGACGCGTTTCGAGGACTTCGTGCGTGATCACGGCCTGGGTTTCTCGGCCCTTTCCGACGAGATGCTTGCCGTGCTCGACACTCCCGAGGGCAAGGTGATCGTCGAGAGCACGCGCACGATCCTCGACAGCCTGCGGCTCAACCTGCGCTTCGCGCGACGGATCGGTCCGATGCTCCGGCGTCAGGCCGAGGACAGTTGGGTGGCCGCACAGGCCTGCGCGCCCGACATCGTGATCTTCCACCCCAAGGGCTTCGCCGGACCGATGCTGGCCGAGGCCTTCGGCTGTCCGGCCGTGCTCGCACTCACCTTTCCGATGATGGTGCCCACGGGCGAGCGCCCGCACCTGGGCTTTCCGTCGCTACCGCTCGGAAGCGCTTACAATTGCATGACGCATCGGCTCGTCAATGCCCTGGCCACGCGCGCGATGAAGGGTCCGCTGAAGGATTCGCGTCGACGGCACGGTCTGCCCCCGGCGAAGCGCCACGACGTGCTGCACGCCGCCGACGGAAGGCGTCTTCCCTCGCTCACGACGATCAGTCCTTCGGTGGTGCCCGAGCCCGGGGATTGGACCTCGAACGATCGGATGATCGGCTACTGGTTCCTGAACGATGGCAACGCGGTGCGACTCCCGGACGAGGTGGAGGCCTTCCTGAACGGCGGTCCGCCGCCGGTCTACGTCGGCTTCGGTTCGATGGCGGGCAAGGCGCCCGAACGGCTCGGGCGCCTTGTGGTGGAGGCGCTGCGGCGGGCCGGAAAGCGTGGCATCCTCGCGACGGGATGGGGTGGACTCGCCGGACACGAGACGTCCGATTCCATCCTCACCGTCGAGTCGGTCCCGCACGGTGCGTTGTTCCCGCGGGTCACCGCGGTCGTCCACCACGGTGGTGCGGGCACGACGGCGTCCGGACTGCGCGCCGGCGTGCCGACGGTCGTGGTGCCGTTCATGGGTGATCAGCCCTTTTGGGGCGCGCGAGTCGAAGCGCTCGGGGTCGGGCCGAAGGCGATTCCGCAGAAGAAGCTCACGGTGGAGTCGCTGGCGCGAGCGATCGGTCGGGCGACCGAGGACGCGGGCATACGTGAACGCTCGGCGGCGCTCGGGGAGAGGATCCGGCGGGAGGACGGGGTGGGGGAGACGTGTCGGTTCGTGGAGGGGTTGGGGGCCTGA